From a single Planococcus shenhongbingii genomic region:
- a CDS encoding glycerate kinase — translation MKIIIAPDSFKGSLSAVEAANAIDKGIKKAFKQAETTLLPIGDGGEGTMETLVAATGGEIRKAKVTGPLGNRVEAAYGILGDGRTCVVEMASASGLHLVPEGGLSPLKATTYGTGELIRRALDDGFTSFIIGLGGSATNDGGAGMLQALGMGILDAEGDEIGFGGGALADVRRIDAGALDSRISGSTFLIASDVQNPLVGPDGASHVFGPQKGADPEQVELLDRNLAHWADRIEDAAGIRLHDLAGAGAAGGIGGAFLGFFPVAMKRGIDVVLDYIQLEEELADADLVITGEGQVDRQTAFGKTPLGVAQRATSQNVPTIILAGSVGEGAGVLHDYGVVSIHSIVTGPMTLAEAIERAEELLEVSTEQIVRAYFHQNIKIKGRLVV, via the coding sequence ATGAAAATCATCATAGCTCCGGATTCATTTAAAGGAAGCCTAAGTGCTGTGGAAGCGGCAAATGCAATAGACAAGGGCATCAAAAAAGCTTTCAAGCAAGCGGAGACAACCCTGTTGCCGATAGGCGACGGGGGAGAAGGGACCATGGAGACACTGGTTGCAGCCACCGGAGGCGAAATTAGGAAGGCAAAGGTAACAGGGCCATTGGGGAACAGAGTTGAAGCAGCTTATGGCATTTTGGGTGACGGCAGGACCTGTGTAGTGGAGATGGCGTCAGCATCCGGCCTGCATCTGGTTCCGGAAGGCGGACTTTCTCCGCTGAAGGCGACGACTTACGGGACCGGCGAATTGATTCGCCGGGCACTTGATGACGGCTTCACTTCGTTCATCATCGGCCTTGGCGGTTCTGCCACCAATGACGGCGGAGCGGGGATGCTGCAGGCGCTCGGCATGGGCATCCTCGATGCGGAAGGAGATGAAATCGGCTTCGGCGGAGGAGCGCTCGCTGATGTCAGACGGATTGACGCAGGGGCATTGGATTCCCGCATCAGCGGAAGCACGTTTCTCATCGCCTCGGATGTGCAGAATCCTTTGGTCGGCCCGGACGGCGCCTCGCACGTCTTCGGTCCGCAAAAAGGGGCGGATCCGGAACAAGTGGAGCTGCTTGACCGGAACCTTGCCCACTGGGCAGACCGGATAGAAGACGCCGCCGGCATCCGGCTGCACGACTTGGCGGGCGCAGGTGCTGCTGGTGGCATCGGAGGTGCGTTTCTGGGCTTTTTCCCGGTGGCCATGAAGCGGGGAATTGATGTTGTGCTCGACTACATCCAGCTGGAAGAGGAGCTCGCAGACGCGGATCTGGTCATTACCGGGGAAGGGCAAGTCGACCGCCAGACGGCTTTCGGCAAGACGCCTCTTGGAGTTGCACAGCGCGCCACCAGCCAAAACGTGCCGACCATAATACTTGCAGGGTCGGTCGGAGAAGGGGCCGGTGTGCTGCACGATTACGGCGTGGTAAGCATCCACAGCATTGTTACGGGCCCCATGACTTTAGCCGAAGCCATTGAAAGAGCGGAAGAATTGCTGGAAGTCAGCACGGAACAGATTGTCCGGGCATATTTCCACCAAAACATAAAAATCAAAGGGAGGTTAGTAGTATGA
- a CDS encoding CdaR family transcriptional regulator — protein sequence MQKLTKKIANEIVRETSLRLQRNVNIMNTDGIIISALDKSRIGAVHEGALEVLATKKTLVIYPDQKWEGAQPGVNLPLVFRNQIIGVIGITGNPEDLVDIGELVKMTTELMIKQEFLDSQLEWKQRTKEMVADQLLKKDPSFKDIHENLRLLEISLVPPFTSIIVQISERSLTNRAFIEQVEGAIGKRKGIVSFINFNRLFIALTGIAESDIPERVASLHQLLKSLGVKFRIAYSLPFYKADQFSQSYKDCEITLEISDAATDCASFANIEVKSLFYQVDETVAERFSHRVLKNFDTEKAETLEVFFANNQNIQQTADKLFLHRNTLIYRLKKIIEDTGYDPKSFEDALVLQVALWIFQKKERKSGS from the coding sequence TTGCAGAAGCTGACGAAAAAAATAGCGAATGAAATCGTCCGGGAGACTTCACTGCGCCTCCAGCGCAATGTCAACATCATGAATACCGATGGCATCATCATTTCCGCTTTAGACAAATCCCGCATCGGAGCGGTTCACGAAGGCGCGCTTGAAGTACTTGCCACCAAAAAGACGCTCGTCATCTATCCTGACCAGAAATGGGAAGGTGCGCAGCCTGGTGTCAACCTCCCTCTCGTTTTCAGGAACCAGATTATCGGGGTCATTGGCATCACGGGCAATCCGGAGGACTTGGTAGATATCGGGGAACTGGTCAAGATGACAACCGAACTGATGATCAAGCAGGAATTCCTGGACTCCCAGTTGGAATGGAAGCAGCGCACCAAGGAAATGGTCGCTGATCAGTTGCTGAAGAAAGATCCTTCCTTTAAGGATATTCACGAAAATCTCCGGCTTCTCGAAATCAGTCTGGTTCCGCCTTTCACCTCCATCATTGTCCAAATTTCAGAACGCTCCCTGACAAACCGGGCGTTCATCGAGCAGGTGGAGGGCGCCATAGGAAAGCGCAAAGGCATTGTCAGCTTCATCAACTTCAACCGCCTGTTCATCGCCTTGACCGGCATAGCTGAGTCTGATATTCCTGAACGCGTGGCCTCTCTTCACCAATTGCTAAAAAGTTTGGGAGTGAAGTTCCGGATTGCCTATAGCCTGCCTTTCTATAAAGCCGACCAGTTCAGCCAGTCCTATAAGGATTGCGAAATCACACTTGAAATCAGCGATGCCGCCACAGACTGCGCTTCCTTCGCCAACATCGAAGTGAAGTCGCTGTTCTATCAAGTAGATGAAACGGTGGCTGAGCGCTTTTCCCATCGGGTACTGAAAAACTTCGATACAGAGAAAGCCGAAACGCTGGAAGTGTTCTTTGCCAACAACCAGAATATCCAGCAGACGGCAGATAAGCTTTTCCTGCATCGCAACACTTTAATCTATCGCCTCAAGAAAATCATCGAGGACACGGGATACGATCCAAAAAGCTTCGAGGATGCTTTGGTGCTGCAAGTGGCACTGTGGATTTTCCAGAAGAAAGAACGGAAGAGCGGTTCCTGA
- a CDS encoding CaiB/BaiF CoA transferase family protein yields the protein MTKPLEGVKVLELGSLIAGPFAARIMGEFGAEVIKVEPPGKGDPIRNWRVVHEGTSLWWYVQSRNKKCITLDLKSLEGKEIIQKLAEEVDIVVENFRPGTLEKWGIGYEDLKKVNKKIIFVRISGYGQDGPYKDKPGFGSIGEAVGGIRHLTGYPELPPTRVGISLGDSVASLYGVIGALMALRHRDISGEGQIVDVALYEAVFSLMESMVPEYDHSKIIRERTGSTLPGITPSNIYLCKDGKYVVIGANGDSIFKRLCKCMDREDLSADERFQTNEGRSNYAEYLDGEIMKWTSQHDLKEILIKLDDYSIPSGPIYNVADMMADPHFLARKMIEEVEVEGIGKLKFPGIIPKLSLTPGTTEWSGPALGKHNMEIYKDLVGLSEERIKSLKEQGKI from the coding sequence ATGACTAAACCACTTGAAGGAGTGAAAGTTCTTGAGTTGGGCAGTTTAATAGCTGGTCCATTCGCGGCAAGAATTATGGGTGAATTTGGTGCGGAAGTTATTAAAGTAGAGCCTCCTGGCAAAGGAGATCCGATTAGAAATTGGAGGGTTGTACATGAAGGGACTTCTTTATGGTGGTATGTACAATCGAGAAATAAAAAATGTATTACGCTGGATTTAAAATCCTTAGAAGGAAAAGAGATAATACAAAAGCTTGCTGAGGAAGTAGATATTGTAGTGGAAAATTTTCGGCCGGGAACCTTGGAAAAATGGGGGATTGGCTATGAAGATTTGAAGAAGGTTAACAAAAAAATTATTTTCGTTAGAATTTCGGGCTACGGACAAGACGGCCCTTATAAAGACAAGCCGGGTTTTGGCAGTATCGGCGAAGCCGTCGGAGGCATCCGCCATCTTACTGGATATCCGGAGCTGCCGCCTACTCGTGTTGGAATAAGCCTTGGTGACTCTGTTGCTTCTTTGTATGGAGTGATTGGCGCTTTGATGGCTTTAAGGCATCGAGACATAAGCGGAGAAGGACAGATAGTTGATGTGGCTTTATATGAAGCTGTTTTTAGCTTAATGGAAAGTATGGTGCCGGAATACGATCATTCAAAAATAATCAGGGAGCGGACTGGGAGTACACTGCCAGGTATAACGCCTTCCAATATCTATCTTTGCAAAGACGGAAAATATGTGGTGATCGGAGCAAATGGAGACAGTATATTCAAGCGGTTATGCAAATGTATGGATCGCGAAGATTTATCTGCTGACGAAAGATTTCAAACAAATGAAGGGCGTTCCAACTATGCAGAATACCTGGATGGAGAAATTATGAAATGGACAAGCCAACATGATTTAAAAGAAATTCTAATAAAACTGGATGATTACAGTATTCCTTCCGGCCCGATATATAACGTAGCAGATATGATGGCAGATCCTCATTTTTTAGCAAGAAAGATGATTGAAGAAGTGGAGGTGGAAGGGATAGGGAAATTAAAATTTCCAGGAATCATCCCCAAATTAAGCCTCACTCCAGGAACGACAGAATGGTCCGGTCCGGCTCTAGGGAAGCATAACATGGAAATTTATAAAGATTTAGTGGGTTTAAGCGAAGAAAGAATCAAATCTCTGAAAGAGCAAGGAAAGATTTGA